The DNA sequence AGGCAGGTGAGGCAGAAAGCATTACACCGAAGGTATAGTACGGATTTATATCTCCCGGTCTTGCAATAGACACAGCGAAAACTTCATCTGTAAGCATATGTGCCATTATAAAGATGTGGTGAAGTGGGGTATCCTTTCGTATTCTTTGACTCATTGCAATGCTCATCAAAAGATATCTGGCATTAGCTATAAGAGTAATGATGGCTATTTCCATATATGATGAAGAAATGGCTATCATTGAAAATCCTGCATATTCTCCAGCTGAGGCATTATTTAGAAAACTTGCGATAAGTCCCTGGAATGGAGATAATCCTGATTTGGTAGCCATAATACCAAGTGAAAAGGATACTGCAAAGTATCCTAAAGCTATGGGTATACCATCTCTAACACCAAGAAAGAAAATATCTTTATTTTTGTTAAATCTATATTCCATAAATGTCCTTTCAAGAAAAAGATAATGGTATTATTGTACTACAAAAGTTAAAATTCAACCAGATGTCTACAATAGAATTGTCTTTATTATAAAAAAATGTTATGATTAAGTATCTTAGATATGTTGTGAACAAAAAATGACAGATTTAGGACATAGTAAAATATATTTATAAACTACGAAAAGTATTTATTATTTCATAGTTAAGTATAAAGTCTTTGGACGATAAATGATTGGAGGGTTATATGAACAAAGGTCAAATCAATACAAATCTTGGTCAGATAAGCATAAATCCGGATGTTATTGCATTCTATGTAGGAATGCAGGCAGTTGAATGCTTTGGTATAGTGGGTATGGCAGCAGT is a window from the Lachnoanaerobaculum umeaense genome containing:
- a CDS encoding AzlC family ABC transporter permease encodes the protein MEYRFNKNKDIFFLGVRDGIPIALGYFAVSFSLGIMATKSGLSPFQGLIASFLNNASAGEYAGFSMIAISSSYMEIAIITLIANARYLLMSIAMSQRIRKDTPLHHIFIMAHMLTDEVFAVSIARPGDINPYYTFGVMLSASPAWTFGTFFGAIAGNILPLRLVSAFSVALYGMFIAIIIPAAKTDRIILSLVITSFTLSYIFSFEFFHISEGIKTIILTIIISAFGAIFFPLKNGATNE